tctccccccaccccttggCCTGGGATATAAGGccccccagagcagccctggcaccacagcacctgctccagccaggcagACACCAGCTGCACCTCCAGTTCCAGCACCTGCTCCTGAGGAGACTGAACCAGAAGCCTTCAGCATGGGTAAGAGAGACTCTGCAGCCGCCCCACGGCAGCTCCAGGCCTGGCAGCTCCGTCCTGGctctggctccagctgctgcctggaggcTGCAGACATCCCACCTTGACCCTGAtctcacctgctgctggggcagcctcCAGGAGACAAGACACCAGACTTCCTTGCCAGGCTAGAGCTTCAGTCCTGGTGTGGTTCTTGGTGGCAGCTCTCtctccttcactgctgctgaggagggggTCAGGGAGGGGCTCAGGGGGTGCAGAAGGACCTGGGCAGGTCCCACCTCTTCTGCACGGGCACCTTTTCAGGCTGCAGACGTCGCTCATTTaattcttctcctcttctcccaccAGACAGATGCAGAGTTCAGTGCTACCCCTGCTGCCCCGAGCCCGCAAAAGGCAAGTCCTCCTGAGCGTGTCGTGGAATGGGGGTGTTTGGGGGAGAGCTCCGTGTTAGCAGAGACCCCCGTTGATCAGCTGGGTGCGCCGAGGCCCTTCTCCCACTGGGAGAAACCTGTGGCTCCCTGGGGATGCACATCTGCTggtctcctgctgctgggcagcagcagaagcagggctggagagCCGGCAGTGACCCAGGAGGAAGGTCGCGGCACCCAGAGAAATCCGTTCAGTCCCACCTGAGGGGCTGTTGGagcttctcccttccttcctggcACCTTTTAACACGAGTTCTGTGTGCACCCAGCTCCCAGAGAGGAGGTTGCCTACGTGACCTGCACCTACAGGGAAACGGGCATCGACCAGCCTGACTTCCTGGCCACCATCGACCTCAACCCCTGCTCCTCGTGCTATGGCCAGGTACCtcagcctgggctgctctgctgggggtgctgaccagctgcctccctgcctcacACAGCCCCcgttttctctctctttgctgGGGAGAATCAGGTTGCTCGATAGCCCCTCGCTCATGCAGGCTGCCTGTTCTGGCCTTGCACCTTCTTGTCTTCCTGGATCTTTGTGTCTCATCCACCCTGGCTTGACTCTGGCCCCTGCCTGTTCATGTCTTGCCGGACCTGTCTGGGAAACCTCTGGTGAGTTTGGTCGTGGCAGGTCTACTCCTTGCTTCTCCCTGCTGTTGTGTGCAAGGTGGGGTTGTTGTCTGTTAGGAatctctccttcctgctcccttcctgctctcctgtctGTGTGAGGCTCTGGCGGGATCATCTCTGTGTCCTGGGGACAAGTTGGCTCTGACTCACTTCCCAACTCACTTCCAGAGCCTCTTGGTGCTGCTCATGAGGCTTTGAGCACATGTTCTGAATCACCCTGTCAGCAGCTTGGAAACAGTCTCCAGTGACCCAGGAGGCTGAGGGTCTCCAGTGACCCAGGTGGTTGGGGGTCTCCTGCACTTCTGCAGAGATCCTGTTGTGCTGCACAGCCAGAGGTCTGTCCTGCACTGTCCCGCCCACCTGCTGTCCCCCCAGGACACATGGGCATTGAGCTGCCCCTGAGGCTGCACAGACAGGTGAACAGCTGGCCAGAGCACTGCACTGAtcaaagagctgagaaaaagcCCTTCCAAGCCAACAGAGGCTTCTGAAAGTCTCAAACATGTCTTGAACTCCCATGTCAGTATCTCCGTAGACAGTATCTCCTGAAATTTAGCAGCACGGGATGAGGAATTCTGGAGAGAATCTGCACATTTCTCAGCTGCAGACAAAGAGCAGAGGCCAGTGCCCAGAGCAGTGCTCTCCTCCCTGAGGCTGCAGAGGTCCCAGCTCCAGTCCAGTGGAGGCCACCAAGCCAGCACGAGGGTCCCCACGTCTCCTGGCTCCCCAGTGACCCCTGACTCTCCCTTGGCTGCCTAGGTGATCCACCGCCTGCCCATGCCCAACCTCAAGGACGAGCTGCATGCCTCGGGCTGGAGCACTGGCTGCACCTGCCCTGACACTGCCTCCAGGAAATGGGACAAGCTGGTTCTTCCCTGTTTGGTTTCTTCCCGCATTTACGTGGTGGATGTGGGCTCTCAGTGCCGGACTCCCCGGCTGTGCAAGGTATGAGGGAGGTGATTCCAAGACAACGTTCTGGGAAGGAGTTGGgaactgctgcttctggaaTAAGGCCCAAGGAGAAGGgttctctcttcctcttctcttcgCCCTGGTTTTGGAGAGCGGGGTCACGTTTCCCTCTCAGCTCTCTCCTCCTCAGACCCAGGGGGGCTCCGACCATCATCGCGGTCCTTTCTCTGTGCCCGTTTCATTCCGGGGGTGCCCCCCGCGCCTGCCCCCCAGGGAGGTGGGCAGAGGCCGTCAGGGGTTGCTGCCTCCCTGTGCTCTGAGCAGAGGGCAGCTCAGAGGGGTCTGTGCTGCCCCCCGAGGAGGGGCAGGCTCGAGCCAGGGGGATGCTGACAAGTCCCTGGTGGCCCAGGGTTCTGCCCGGGAGCGCGGGGTGAGCGGAGCCGCCGGAGGCTGAGGGGTGTGTGTCAACTTCTTCCAGATGATTGAGCCCGTGGATGTCTTCTGGAAGTGCAACAAGGGGTACCTGAACGTCCCCCGCAGCCTGCCCAACGGGGACATCCTGATTGCCAACATGGGGGATCCCGCGGGCAACGGAAAAGGTGCTTTGCCCTGCTCTGGTGCCAGGAGGGAACCGGCGGCTTTGGGAGGATGAGGTTTGTGACGCAGCCTCCCCTTTGTGCATCCCAGGGGGATTTGTGGTGCTGGATGGAAAGACCTTTGAGCTGAAGGGGAACTGGGAGAACGGGTGTGAGGTCCCTCCCACGGGCTACGACTTCTGGTACCAGCCACGCCACAACGTTCTGATGAGCACTGGGGGAGTGGTCCCCAAAATTGCCTTCCGTGGATTTTGCCCCGAGGACTTCAAGAAAGGTGAGGGCAGAGGGACGCGAGGGCAGAGCCCGAAGGCAcgaggtgctggggagggtgtcCCTGTGGCGGGGGGGACAGGCAGGCTCTGTCCCTCAGGCAGCTGGTCCCCGTCTTCTCCCGCTGCTCCCCAaacccctgcagctcctctgccaacTCTGGCCCGTTGCTGCCACGGCTGCCCCTGCCTGTGAGcgtcctggggagggggcagtcTCCGCGGGCAGCCCCCTCCCTTCTGACTCGGtttccctcctcctcagggGTCTTTGGGCGCCGCCTGAACGTCTGGAACTTGTCCTGCCACAGCCTCACCCAGTGCTTCGACCTGGGCGAGGACTCTCTTCCCATCAGTGTGAAGTTCCTCCACAACCCCGAGGCGGCCGAGGGATACGTCGCCTGCGCCCTGAGCGGCGTCGTCTACCGCTTCTGCAAGTGTGAGGTGAGTGTCCTGCAGGGCgcccggggctgcaggggctgggccCGTGCAGGGGGgcctgggggagcagggagaaaggaggaggcGTGCGGAGAGGGCAGAATGCAGAGCCTGCTCTGGGCCTGCCCGCTGGAACGGCCGCgcttctgcagcagggagacaACTGGGCAGTGGAAGAGGTGATCCGGATACCGGCCAAGGACGTGAATGGATGGATCATGCACAAGATGCCAGGTGGGTgagccctgggctgctggctcCTTCTCCCTGCCGGCTGGAGCGGGGCCCcgtgcagcctggcagagcccagCGCTGCCCCTCAGCGCCCGGGGAAGGGCTCTGGCAGGGCCGGGGGCTCCGGAGGCACAAGGCCAGgcagaggtgggagctggggctgggagcaaggCCCCTTCTGTgcccctgctgccttccctggagCTCCTGGTTTCTGTGCCCAGCCTTCATCGCCGACCTGGTGATCTCGCGGGACGACAAGTACCTGTATCTCAGCAACTGGTTCCACGGGGACATCCGGCAGTACGAGCTCTCCAAGAACTGCAAGCCCCGGCTGGTGGGACAGGTGAGGCGGGAGCAGGAGGGCCGGCCCTGCTGGGCCCCTCGGCGGGCTCTGgcagtgggtgggtgggtgggtgggtgggtgggcgAGGAGGCCACACGtgtcccctgctccctgcaggtgTTTGTGGGAGGCAGCATCCTCAGGTGTGGCCCCGTGACCGTGTGCCGGGACGAGGAGCTGAAGTGCCAGCCGGAGCCCTTGGTGGTCAAGGTGGGTTCTGCGTCCCCTGGGCCCCCGTGTCCCTGGGGTcttgccctgctctgccccttcctgcccggggggctctgctggcagcGCCGCGAGCGCAGCccctgagctcctgctgctcttgtgCCTCCAGTGCAAGCGGGTGGGCGGCGGGCCCTGCAaactgcagctcagcctggatGGCAAGAGGCTGTACGTCACCAACTCCTTCTACAGCACCTGGGACAGGGAGCTGTACCCTGAGATGGTCAGGTAGGAAACCCCGGCCAGGAAAGGGGCCTCTTGGGGTGGCCTCTCTGCCGGGGTGGGGCCAGGCGGCTCCtcgggggctgcaggggcaccGTGGTGACCTCAGAGGGACAGACTGTCCTGCCAGCATCCCCGCAGCTGGCCCAGGAGAAagcctcttcctccccagggaggagggtgaggggcagcagctcctgcccaggccCACGGGTGCTTGTCTCTAGCTGCTGTGCTCTTGTCCCTGGCAGGGAGGGCTCTGTCATGCTGCAGATCGACGTGGACACGAACAAGGGCGGCCTGAGCGTCAACAAGAACTTCCTGGTGGACTTTGGAAAGGAACCCAACGGGCCTTGCCTGGCCCATGAGATCCACTTCCCCTCTGGAGACTGCACCACCGAGATCCTGCCCTAGGCGCCCTGGGAAAGgctccctccttctctctctgcgGGGCAGCCCCGAAGAAGGGGCGCGGGGCTGTTGGGTTGGGGGTCCCCCTTCACTGCTGGGGTCTAGGTTTCTGCTAGCCTGAGCTGCAAGCTCTGCCCTGCACGGGTTTCCTTTGGGCAGACCAGTGGGCAGGACACGTGGCACCTTCTGGGGCTGCTTCCAGGTCCAGGCCACCCCTGGGCAGGGCTCCGAGCAgggcccagggcagctgctcacaccagggctgtgcaggctctggcagcagcaagtGAAGTGCCCGCTTCCTGGGAGCTCCTCTTCTTCAGCCAGGTCCTTCCTGGATGGTCTTTCCCTGGCACCAGAGCCCTGGGGCTCCCTTGGCACGAGCCGGGCCGGTTTGCCTGCCAGCTGAGGGCTGGGAAGTGCTTCCTTTTGAGGAgaggtgcctgttccctgaCACTGGTTTGCTCTTGTGCTCTGCTTTAAACACCAATAAAATGGTTCTTTGCATCAGCTGCATCTTCACGTCTCCTCCTTCACTGCAGCCTGTCGTGTTTGTTCAGCAGTGGTTAATGATGAGGTCAAGGTTTTGGAAATCCCTACAACAAAACTAGTGGTTGATTGGGAATGTCTGTTAGTCTTCCTAACCCCCTTTTCCCTACGGGCAGGGACACTCTCAGGGTGATCctgctgaactgcagcagaGACATTTCTCTGGAGGATGACTTGAAAGGTGCCTGTGAGGTCCAGCTgaagctgggctgctgcttccGTGTGCCTTGCcctttgcttttcattcctggggcctcctggagcagctttcctcggcaggtgggatgcagggatgcaggggCCGGGCGGCTCCGCTGCACAGCCCAGACCTGCAGCAAGGCAGAACGTGTCACAGGGAGAAGTTAGAGCAGATTAACCTCCCGCAGGAAACACTCACCCTGCAATTAAAAGAAACCCAGTCCtcacttttcattttcacttgcGATGAACATCTGCAGCCTCATGGAATGACGCGGTGGCCGGGAATGCGGCGCTCACCGCTCCGGAGCTGGTTTGGAGCTGGCTCTGGTGCTGCTCTTACCGCGACACCCAGAAAACACCAAGTAAAAAGGAACGTGGGAATGAACGTGGTGTTTTCTCCGGCCAGGAAACGTTTTATTTCCTCAAGCTACTAAAAGTGCCGGGAAATCTTTAGATAGACtaaaagcttttaattattctttcattttctcgGCAGGTGGTGCAGGCTGGGTTCATCACAGCCCCATGTACCCCGGCAGGGTGTCCCCAGCGCAGCATTTTCTCAGCAGTCACAAAGAGAACGATGCGGGAGGGTCCCAAGCGCCCGGGACCCGCAGCCCCGGGACCCGCAGCCCCGCACACGGGCTCCTTCACacgcctcccgccccgccaaTCAGAAGCCTGTTACTAGGCAGACTTCAGCAAGCTCTCCGCCAGTCAGGAGAGCGACGCCGCTTGTATCCGGGTAGGAAAACCGGAGCGGCCAATCGAATTAAAGGAGAGGGCAGTATCCGGGCAGACCGGCAGCGTCGCAGCCAATCAGAAAAAAGCGGCCGGCGCGGCCCGCGGGCGCGGCCCGGTGAGGCTCAGCACTTTCGATTCCTGTTGCACTCGGGATAGCGGCACGTGGCGGGACCGGCCCGAACTGCCCCGAACCGGACGGAACCGGCCCGGCACAAGGCGACCCGCGCCCCGGCTGCAGCCGCCCGCAGGtgggtgcggggcggggcgggcggcccggcccggtgCTCCCCGGCCCGGGACCGGCCCCTCCCCGGCAGCCGGTACCGCCGGGGCTGCGCAGTCGCGGGGCCCCCGCCTCCCCAGGGCCCTGCCCCGCTGGTGTCCCTGGCCCTGAGGACCTGAGGACCTGTCCTGCTCGTGTCCCGTGCCCCCATCTCCGGGGgacctgccctcctgctgccgCGTGTCCCCATCCCCTGGGGAGTTGTGCTGCTGTCCCGCGTCCCCGTGCCCTTggggccctgccctgctcctgtcccGCGTCCCCATCTCCCTGGAGACCTGCCCTTCTGCTGCCCCCATCGTCCCTGTTCTCCTGTCCCCACGGGGACTTGCATCCAGGACCCGTGGGACTGTCGTGGTCCCCTTCAGCATCCCCTGCCGGGAAGGGGGTACCCGAGGCTGAtggcaggctctgctgctggagcagtcCCCTCCTGGGACCACCAGGGCCGTTTCTGTCCCCATTGGTGGcttgtgtcctgctgctggagctcagctcagagctgccaggcGCCTTCAGAGCagggggccggggctggggcgggtGGGCATGTTTGGGGGTGTTCAGAGCCCCAGGGCACAGCCCGGGGGGGGGCTGTCCGACTCTGAAGGGTTTTTTCTTCCGCTTTTTTGAGTTGGATGTTTGGGTTTTGCCTCCCAACAGGAGCCAAATGTCATGGCTGATGAGGAGCTGGGCGCCCAAGCTGCCAGGAAGGGGAGTTTGTCACCCAGCAGCTcgcggggcagcgcggccgAGTCCAGCacgctgctgcaggagctgaggagctcCATCTCGTAAGGGCAACGCTCCCCTCTCCCCGGGCAGCTCTCCCACTTAACTCTGAGCATTACCAAATGTGGGTTAATTTAATGAGGTTGATTCATTTGCAGCCCCACGGGGTGGCAGGGCCTCGGGGTGCCCTGTGCCTGGTGCTGgccccaggcaggggcaggggggtgAGGGGTGCCCCGCTGCTGCCGgctgtcctgctctgccctgacaccttttctctctgtcccACACAGCAAATCCGTGCAGAGCAAAGTGGATTCCATCCTGGTGAGTCCCTCGACAGTGCTGAGGGGGCGGGAAGGGCGCGGTGCCACCCCCCATGGGCTCCCACCCTCCTCCTGTAAACTGAACCCATGGCCTGATCCCATTTCCCATCGGGTCAGGACGGGGCTGTGGGGATCAGCCccgagcagcccctgctgtccctgcccagccacccactgccccagccctgTGTGGGACAAACCTTTCCAGTCCCCTCGAGGGGCAGTTCTTGTGGCTTCGTTTGCCTGGTTCCCTCCCGCCCAGGCTGTGTTCACACTGACAAAGCTGCTCTGGCTTCActgcccctccagctcctgctgctcagagggTACCAggagcaccagcaccagctctgccttATTCTTAACCTTTCTTTGTCTCTGGTCCGTTCCCCCCCTCCCTGTGGACCCTTTGACCATAGCAAGATGTCCAGAAGTTTTCAGACAGCGACAAGCTCTACCTCTACCTCCAGCTGCCATCAGGGCCAAGCCTGGGGGAGaagaggtgggtgctggagtGAGCTGGGGCCGTGCCCCGGGGCTGTGGGGATGGTGGTGGGGGACACATCAccagggctggagggggggATTGCCACAACTCTGCCATCTCCTGTCCTGCTCGTGCAGCTTCTCTGCTAATGAAGTGTTTGTCTTGTGCTCCcccgggagcagcagcagcctggaccTGAGCTCGCTGAGCACGGCTGAGTACATGCACGCGTGCAACTGGATCCGGAACCACCTGGAGGAGCACACGGAGACCTGCCTGCCCAAGCAGGATGTCTACGACGCCTACAAGTGAgcgcaggggctgggctggtgcagAGCCCGGCGGGGAGGTGGGTCCGGAGGGCAGAGAGGGCCTGGGATGTTTGGGAATGAACCACGTCAGCCGGGAGAAGCGGGAGCAGCCGGGGAGCAGCGAGAAGGGCTGGagggctcagcccagctccccccCAGGCGATACTGCGACAACCTCTGCTGCCGCCCGCTCAGCACCGCCAACTTCGGCAAGATCATCCGGGAGATCTTCCCAAACATCAAAGCCCGGAGGCTGGGAGGCCGAGGACAGTCGAAATATCCTTCTGTGTGGCTGGGCTGGCCAGGGCAGCCCGGGAGCTTGtgctggggtggtgggtggcagctgctgcttctccagttCTTCCCAAGCCCGTGCTTGAAGTGGTGGTTTGTAGCTCCTGGGAGGGTTCGGTCCCTGGTGTTTCAGCTCCTGAAGGTTCAGCTTGGTTGTATGAGAGGGGTTTGGAGTTGCCCCGTCCTTGCTGTGGGGGGGGGTTCATGGCAGGTAGGGGTTTCCTGGCTGCCCACCACACCTCCAGGACAAGCCTTTGGTGACCCACCTTGACCCTGCACACGTACTGCTACAGCGGGATCCGGAGGAAGACGGTGGTCAGcctgcctcccctgcccagcctggacCTCAAAGTCACCGAGACTGTGAGTCCTGGGCTGCCCCGTGGCTTGGGCTTCACCAGTGCTAATGAACCTCCTCGCTCGTTGGCTCTAACGaaggcagggggtggggggatgcTTACCCTGGGAGCAGCTTCTGCTCTGTCCCATGAGCCTTCCCAAGGGTGGTGAGGACTTTGTGACCCTGTTGTGGTGCCACGGGGGCTCACAGCTTGTCCCCCCGCAGCAGTCGGAGCTGACGGAGCTGGCGCAGTCCTACAGCAACGAGGTGATGGAGGCAGCTTGTGCCCTGACCTGCGACTGGGCGGAAAAGATCCTCAAACGCTCCTTCAACAACATCGTGGAGGTGGCCCAGTTCCTCATCCAGCAGCACCTCATCAGCTCCCGCTCGGCCCGCGCTGACCTGGTCATGGCCATGGTGGTCTCAGGTGGGTGTGGGAAGCTCTGGAGTCCCTGAGGGGCACAGGGATGGGGTCCCTTGAGATGCCTtgaggcattttgtttagacttacgtggggaagaagaaccGTTTCCCACAGTCCCCCTCCCTGGGGGGTGACTGCAGGGGGGCTTGGGGGCTGTCCCCGTTTCCATCACCTCTGTGCACCCGCAGAGAGCACGGAGAAGGTTCACCACGAGAGTCGGACTCCACCAGCAGCAAAGAAGAACGGCCTGGACGCTCCTGAGAGCAGCGACAGGAGCCAGGGGCAGGTGAGACCCGACCAGAGCCAGGTGGGCAGCCAGGACCCCCAGGACCCCACTCAGTATGGGGGGCAATGCTTggggagcagcccagctccaccaTGGCATCCCCAGTGCCAGCACCTCTCTCCGCCTGCAGATGAAGAAGGAGACCGGCCCCAAGCCCCCCGGCCCACCCCGGCCCGAGAAGAAGAagcccccagagccccccaagGCAGCCTACAGCCCCCAGGTGAACGACCTGGTGTCCcgcctgcccctgctcctgccccgcATCCCGCAGGGGGAGCGCCCGGTGGCGCCGGGGGCCGCGCCCGCCCGCTCCTCCCCCCCCGTCCTGGCGCCCAAGATCACGGCAGCCCCCCTGGGGGGCACGGTCAAGGTGGCCCTGCCGCTGCCGGTGGGCACGgcctccccctccctgcccctgggggCCAaccgggcggcggggctgctGAGCCAGCAGGCGGCCGTGCCCCTCATCAACGTGCTGCTGCCCGGCGTGCGGGTCCCCGCGGCCAAGAGCCCCGGCAACCCCCGCAGCGGCGCGGGGGGCAGCGAGGGTCCCGGCCCCCAGGACTCGCAGCGCCCCAAGGCCCCCAAGCGCCCCCCGGAGCCGCCCGGTGACCCCGGCCCCCCGAAGCGGAGGCGGGGGCGGCCGAGGAAGAGgacggaggaggaggaggggggcgCGGGGTCCCCGGGGGATCCGGCCGAGCCGCCCTGCGGGGACAGCGGCTCTGCTGGtgccgccgccccccccgggGACAGCCCGGCCGGGGGGTCCCAGGTCAGCGTCATCCGGGACGGCAGGACCAAGATCAGCGACGGCCACAAGCTGCCagcgggggagggggcggcgcGGCAGGGCCCGGGGGGGGCCGGGACCCCGCGGGGTGACACTGGGGGCTCCTGCGCCCCTCGGGACTTGGGAGACCCCCCCTCACGGAGCCACGGACACACACGGGCGGGGGTCGGTCCTGCCGCCGCCTCGCAGCACTCGGACGCAGCCCGGGGGGGCTCCCCGGGGCGGGCAGAGCTCTGCACCCACCCCGGCGCTTCGGGGCCCCCCCGCTCCCCACCCAGCGACCCCGAGACCCCCCCCGCGGGCTGCCCCCCCCATTAAAAGCCAGGcactgtctgtctgtcctgtccGTCCGTCTGTCCCGTCCGAGgccggcggggggcggcgctgggggggggggacggggacGGGGACCCCCCGAGCCGCGTCCccccgcgggggggggggagcagccccgggggggggggggggctacGGGTGGTGTCCCGGGGGACACGGGGGCACCAGcctgtggggagggggacacgggggcgggcgcggggctcTGCCTCCgttccccgccccccccggcaGCGCCCACGGGGCCGATTTTCAGCGAAAACCCGCCGGTTTTGGGGCCGGCGgggcgcgcgcgcgcgcgcggccccgccccttCCGGAGGCGCGCGGGGTCCGCCgggccgccagggggcgctgtCAGGCGGCCCGGCCCCTCCAGCGCctcccgccgggcccgcccgccccgctcaGGTGAGCCCCGCGCCGGGAGCCGCGCCGGGCGGgaccggggccggggccggggccggggccgcctcCGCCCGCCCGGGGGGCCGCGGGTTTCCCCGGTGGGTTTTCTGGCCGCTCGGGGGGGCTCGGTCGCCGTTCCCGGCGCACGGCGCTGCCGCCTcccggcgggccgggccgggccggcgtCGCCGCGCAGGAAATTCaccttttgctcctttttttttttttttcttgttcctccccctccctcctccagccGCCGCCGATCGTCCCCGGAGCCCCGcggagctgctgcccaggatGAGCCGCCCGCGCTGCCCCGTCCGTCGGCGTCCCGGAGCGGAGAGGCGGccgcgcggggcgggagcgCTGCAGGTACCGCTGCCGGGGGACGCGGGGCCCCGAGCTCCGCCGGCGCCttccccgggccccgccgcgccggccgCTCCGGCCCTCAGCCCCCCCGGGGGCGGTTCGGGTGGTTCCCTCCGTCCTCCCGAGCTGCCGTTTCTCAGCAGGCTCTGCCaaaccgccccccccccccccccccccgctgccccccgcgcGTGGGAATTGCCCAAAATATCTCCTTAAAGGCCGGGGTGTTGCGGGAGGTGCCGCTGAGCGGCGGTTTGCCGAGATGTGCGTGtccgggggggtggggggggggttggacctCTCGGtgctttgttgttgtggggttttttattccATACGGAACTTCTGCTTCGAGTTGGCAGGGACTTTTGAGCGCGATCAATAATACCTGATCCCTCTCTTTGCCAGCCCCCGCTTCCTTTTAACCCGTGGTGAAACTCGGAGCAGCGCGTGGGGAGGGCTCTGGGTGTGGGTCTGGGGGGAAGTGCTGGTTTCCAGCACCCCCGGGGGGCCCGGGGAGAGGCTGTGGCAGAGGCTTCCCCTGGGAATGCCGAGGGATCTGCTCCTGGGGAGTCAGCCCCGGCCTCTGCTCCGTGGAGAGGATGGTCTCCAACTTCTTGCTTGGGAACGGGGTTGGGATTTAAGGTGTGCTCTGTGCATCCCAGCTGATGGtcaggaggagaggagctgccctCAGAGCCAGGGACGTGGGggtcctgccttccctcctcccgTGCTGTCTTCACAGCTCATTTCAAGTCCTGCTTTAGGGAAGGGCTCCGGGATGACTGTGGGTACCAGCAGCACTTGGAATCCTGAGTTTACATAAACGAGCGTGGGAACTTTGAGGCACAAAGCACCTTGTGATCACTGGGAGGAGGAAACTTCCCGTGGTGGCTGGGCCAGCCTGGCTTGTTTAAGGCTTTGGTGTGCTGGGAAGCAGGTTGCTGGGATGGGAGGGTTTGTCCTTTCCTGCCCAGGGATCCTAATTAAAGCTTCTCAGGTGTGAGGGAAGAGGATAAAAGGTTGGAGGTGTTGGTGTGAATAACTGTGGgatgagcagcagctgtggtgtgtgtggagggggctgcaaagagctgcctggccttctgcagcaaaagaaaccTTTTCCaaagggcagggcagagggatTTTAGTGCTCCCacagttatctttttttaagtAGGGAAATTGCTGGTGGTGCCATCGGTCTTGGGCTCCAGGCTCCTCCCTGATAATTCATAGATTTGCTTCCCCTCAGCTTTTGGTTCCCTGGCGAGGTGCTGGTTCCCTGGCAAGGTGCTGCTGAACTGATGGGgggcagccctggagcagcagtgggggTTTGTGGGCAGAGGGTGACCTCAGGGACACTCAGGCACCGTCCCctcgtgcctcagtttccccaacCTCTGAGCATCGAGTTTGCAGAGGGTCCGGAGGGGCTCTTTGAGGGGCAGGGGCTCTCCCCTGGCCGGGGGTACTGGCAgggcctcctcctcctccagcccccagccctgccctggtgTTTTCTGTCACGTTttctgccccatcccagctcctggggcCTTCCATCAGGCTCAGCAAGATGTCGAAGGCCGTCAGtgctgagcaaaacaaaaagtaatgcAGCATAATAGAGACCAGATGTCTTGGTGAGGCTTCATCCTGTCCCCTGGTTGTTTGCCAGGGCTAATATTTCTTATTCAAgtcaggcaggagagagacttttcttttttcctgcaaagccccagctcccttcccgtagctcttcctctgcttttgtcCATCCTGAGGGAACTCTGGAATCTCTGCACCCACATCTGGCTGCTCCCTGGGTGCTGACaggctcttcccttcctctcacATTGAAGCACCAACCTCGGGGCTGTTCCACCGGGGAGAAACTTGGCCCGTTAGGGCTGTGGGTGGAGGATGAACCACATGAATTCAGCTCAGCCTGTTTTCCAGACGGGATTG
This sequence is a window from Apus apus isolate bApuApu2 chromosome 27, bApuApu2.pri.cur, whole genome shotgun sequence. Protein-coding genes within it:
- the RFX5 gene encoding DNA-binding protein RFX5, producing the protein MADEELGAQAARKGSLSPSSSRGSAAESSTLLQELRSSISKSVQSKVDSILQDVQKFSDSDKLYLYLQLPSGPSLGEKSSSLDLSSLSTAEYMHACNWIRNHLEEHTETCLPKQDVYDAYKRYCDNLCCRPLSTANFGKIIREIFPNIKARRLGGRGQSKYCYSGIRRKTVVSLPPLPSLDLKVTETQSELTELAQSYSNEVMEAACALTCDWAEKILKRSFNNIVEVAQFLIQQHLISSRSARADLVMAMVVSESTEKVHHESRTPPAAKKNGLDAPESSDRSQGQMKKETGPKPPGPPRPEKKKPPEPPKAAYSPQVNDLVSRLPLLLPRIPQGERPVAPGAAPARSSPPVLAPKITAAPLGGTVKVALPLPVGTASPSLPLGANRAAGLLSQQAAVPLINVLLPGVRVPAAKSPGNPRSGAGGSEGPGPQDSQRPKAPKRPPEPPGDPGPPKRRRGRPRKRTEEEEGGAGSPGDPAEPPCGDSGSAGAAAPPGDSPAGGSQVSVIRDGRTKISDGHKLPAGEGAARQGPGGAGTPRGDTGGSCAPRDLGDPPSRSHGHTRAGVGPAAASQHSDAARGGSPGRAELCTHPGASGPPRSPPSDPETPPAGCPPH
- the LOC127394954 gene encoding methanethiol oxidase-like isoform X1 — protein: MPNLKDELHASGWSTGCTCPDTASRKWDKLVLPCLVSSRIYVVDVGSQCRTPRLCKMIEPVDVFWKCNKGYLNVPRSLPNGDILIANMGDPAGNGKGGFVVLDGKTFELKGNWENGCEVPPTGYDFWYQPRHNVLMSTGGVVPKIAFRGFCPEDFKKGVFGRRLNVWNLSCHSLTQCFDLGEDSLPISVKFLHNPEAAEGYVACALSGVVYRFCKCEGDNWAVEEVIRIPAKDVNGWIMHKMPAFIADLVISRDDKYLYLSNWFHGDIRQYELSKNCKPRLVGQVFVGGSILRCGPVTVCRDEELKCQPEPLVVKCKRVGGGPCKLQLSLDGKRLYVTNSFYSTWDRELYPEMVREGSVMLQIDVDTNKGGLSVNKNFLVDFGKEPNGPCLAHEIHFPSGDCTTEILP
- the LOC127394954 gene encoding methanethiol oxidase-like isoform X2; translation: MPNLKDELHASGWSTGCTCPDTASRKWDKLVLPCLVSSRIYVVDVGSQCRTPRLCKMIEPVDVFWKCNKGYLNVPRSLPNGDILIANMGDPAGNGKGGFVVLDGKTFELKGNWENGCEVPPTGYDFWYQPRHNVLMSTGGVVPKIAFRGFCPEDFKKGVFGRRLNVWNLSCHSLTQCFDLGEDSLPISVKFLHNPEAAEGYVACALSGVVYRFCKCEQGDNWAVEEVIRIPAKDVNGWIMHKMPAFIADLVISRDDKYLYLSNWFHGDIRQYELSKNCKPRLVGQVFVGGSILRCGPVTVCRDEELKCQPEPLVVKCKRVGGGPCKLQLSLDGKRLYVTNSFYSTWDRELYPEMVREGSVMLQIDVDTNKGGLSVNKNFLVDFGKEPNGPCLAHEIHFPSGDCTTEILP